The Lates calcarifer isolate ASB-BC8 linkage group LG19, TLL_Latcal_v3, whole genome shotgun sequence genomic interval GGCAGATGGAAAACACTGCTTCCTCTAATTGTTAGTTTTAGAGCCTGGTACGAGTTTTGCACCAGGATTAGGACCAGTGTGAACAAGGTTCTAGTCTGGACCAAATTTTGTGTGGAAATGTGTAAAGAGTAGCAAAGATTTTATCACATATATGAAAATTATTGTCCGTTCAATTCCTTACCCTCCTCCCACacctttaaacattttttttaacatactTTGGTTTCACaactatatttttatttcacaaacaTGTTCCACATACattctgttttccttcctctgtcctgTTTTACCAGCAACAACCATTCTGCAGTTGAACAGATGTTGATATGACAGCATGCACCAGCACTGAGTCAAGataaatgcaaaatacaaaaagGCTGAGACATCTGTAATGGTTCACAGATGCTTTTTATATCAGTTTGTGAAATCAGAACCAAAATATTCTTGTGATATCAgttcaaaactttttttcaaaaatcatgCCATAATATTCTACTGTGAACATCTGGTGCTTGTGTGGGTTGATGCGAGTCTCGGCTACCATGCATCATATGCTCGCTGGATTTAGTCTCATGGCTGCATTtccaacttctttttttttcttctgacaAACGTTGCTAACAACAGTACAGACAAAACCTGACTTGCTTTAACACACAttcttctgttctctcttctcACTTCCCTCTCTCCAACCTCACTTTCAAATTTCAGATCTCACACATACTTTCACCTGATCTAAATTCACTGCATTTAAAATCCTCACACAGCTCAGTGAGCAAGTGTTCTCACAATATACTATGTTCACTGCCATTGAGAAAAAACACATCCTTTTGCTATGCTAGCTTGGCTTTATGAAGCTCCAACTGGGTGTTTTTTTTACCATACAAAATAAAGTGACGTTCAAAGATCAAGATTATTTGGATAAATGTCAGCTGAGGCCTTATAATTCCAAGCTCATGGTATCATGTTTCTTCTGAGCTAAGTGAACTGAAGTGGGTCTTGAAGCTGCATCCAAAAGATAAGGaatttttggtgattttctttttctattcaGCTTCTGTCATGCGGCTGAACTTGAGTGACGTCGTCAAGCTACTGTTGCTCAAAATAAGATTCAGGCAATTTCCAATAACTCTGCAGCAACTCAATGAAAGTATATAATGGTTCTACCATAACATGGCTCTGTGGTTCCAGCCTTACATCCaaacaaaccaagaaaaaaagttCATCAAAACTTTGAGCTCcatctttgtctcttttctttctttcttccctctctcagcctccatcttttcttccttctttctttacTAACACACTCGCCTTCATGCTGATtctgctcctcatcctctccgTGTGCATGCGCCCTCTGCAAGCGTGCACATGGCTCCTTATCTGGGCTTTATGCCAGTGAGCGTTGTCTGGGTTTGATCCTTGGAtacagctggagagagagagagagagagagagagagggggcaggGTCACTACATCATGTTAACATTGTTCTCAAGGTGCCTGAACATCATGATGGGGCAGACCGTAAGAATAAATCTGCCACTTAACATGCTGTTTCCTCTGGTGAATCAAATTCAGTGAATGGATGTTGACTGAGTATTGATGATACTCTGTTAAGTGTACATTGAAACTTTACATGTACTTCCTACTGTAAATGTACAAATCCAACACTCAGTTGTTTTTTACACTGAGGCATCATGGTGAACAGTGTGGCTGCAGTGGACGGGTTGGAGCTGTAAAGGGCCACTGTGATGGACAGTTTTATTACACCTCTTTTGCTGAGTTTTACTGGTACAAGAATTGAGTCCAGAGCAGTGTGTACATACTGTGCTCCCTGAGGTGTAAATAGCACTGTGCACAAACGCAGACAACTTGGCCTATAATAAATAACATATCAATATTAGACTGAAATCGATTTATCCAGTAAACATTCCTTCAGTGTTTGGAATCAAGGCTATATTGTTAGCTGCTAGTTTTATAGCTATGACTCGAAATAATAATCATCCAGAAGTGGAAATCCCAAACCAAGATCACTTATGAAATCTAATCATTCATCCCTGTGTCCAAGTTTGACCTGTCCACCAAACTCACAGAGAATCTGTGCACACACTTTTCAGATAGTGTTTCAGAAGCTGGTCATAGAGTTGTGTTATGTTTTCTGGATAGTCATTTTTTACCTGGGACATGTAGTTTTAACTTTGGTCTTTTAGTACAGTATCATGCATGTAGCCATGAGATACATGTTTAAGAGTTACGAAATTCTCTTTTAAAACAATTTAGacagaaactttaaaaagttaGCCACAGAAAGCTTCACAGCTTGATAGTAACAGTGGCTACACAGAGCAGAAGTTAGCAGAGCTGTGAGAATATGAAGTATTCAATCTCTAATGTCCAAGTTCTGTTGTGTAGTGGCGATCACTGAAATGGACCAAGTTTCAGTGAAGAGCACTTTAATTTTAACCCATTACCTATTATTCgtttaaatgtagaaaatagTTACAAGTGCTCCTTTatgttttcctttgtgtgcacacatctacagtgaggtgtgtgttgggatatttttcattctctcaCCCCCAGCAGGTTCCTGGGTACATATCCCTCCCTGTCATGGAGTCGTGCCCACCACCAGTCTGTCTCAGTCTCGTCACGTCGACGCAGCACAGTGATGGCGTCGCCCTCACTGAAGGACAGCTCATCAGCCTGCTGGGCCGTGTAGTCCCAGAGAGCGTAGACCAAGCCTTTGTTCATCACACCCAACTTTTCCTGTACACCTGAGAGACAAACAGTAGTAGACATAGTGTTCAGTGCTCAAAACAACTTAAGTTATATCACTTTCAGTGGAGTTTAATTATCCTAAGATggtttaaatgctgtttcaggGATGTTTTCCACAAGTTGCTGAAGGAAAAActacatattttgtcatttttacccACAGAACCCCCTGAGGGCTCAAGTAAATCTGTTTAGTTAAGATTTGTTGATTCGCCATCTGTATTTACCTACCATAGAGAAACTGAGAACACTGTGTGTAGCCCTCCTCCATTTCTTCAcatttgtctgctgctgtttcaacGTCACTAATTGTTGTGGCGAAAATGGCCGCCCCAGACTCCACCAGCATCTTGCAGAGGTGGACGCTGTTACATGAAGCCGCACAGTGCAGAGGAGTCCTGGGAGGGACAACATGAACATATGACTTTAAACATTCATCTGCTTGCCAAGAATTATTCACCTCTGATAAAGAGAGGACAAAGATGTTCCTGTGATGCACTTGTGTCTTAAATCTAATAGGCTAAACACAGTTGATGAGAGAGAGTCTGACAATAACTTAACATAAATTCAGTCAGCTGCATCAGTAATTAAATCAAGCAACTTTGGCATACAGAGCCTCATTAGACTTGGTAATCTCTTCCTTTAATAGTGCAAAGGCAGCTGAGTCAAAAATGAATTTAGAAATGCAATTATCTCTGTCATTGTTGCCTCTGAGCTGAGCTCCAGCATCGCTGCCACAGAGTCTGTTCATTACCCAAACTCCCTCCGGCCCTTCAGCAGCCACTGCTCTGTTATTAGTCTGAGCTATTACATGACTGAACAACTGAATCAAGGCACTGACCATCCGTCACTGTCAGCTGCATTTACGTTCACTCCGAAGTCCAGCAGAAACTTGACAATATGGTGATGTCCAGCGCAGACAGCGTTATGAAGAGGAGTTATGCCTTCATCATTGGGCATACTGGGATTTTCCACCTTAAAGACACACAATGAGgaaatatacataaaaatattaGAATTCAATTGAATTCTGAATGTTGGTACAAATAATTGGCTAGCTACAACAAAAATAGAAGAATCACCAAAGCATCAGTATCAGCATTGAGAAACCCTTGTTGAGAGCATTAGAGGAGTGCTAGGTGCCTGATTTCTCTTCAAAATTTCACAAGAGTGCAACATTTGAACAGCTTGGAAACTGTTGCGTTGTTGAGTCTTAGTGCCTCAGGGTGTGATACCTTCAAAAACTGAGCTTGTTCTGGGTGTGAAGCATCTGAATGTTTCCTGGAGAGTATCAGCAAGAGTTTGCACGTTGGTCCAGCCTCCAAGTGAAAGATGTCAGGAGTAGATGGGGATTTGCATTTAAAGATGTAAGGCTTTGTTCTCAGGCTGCTGTAACACTCTGATACAGTGCTGATTGTGTCCTCAACATTAAGTCAGCACACCTGACAACTGAGACCACCTCTCCCCTGACAGTCTTGCTGAGGATCAAAGATATTATACTTAAGTCTTAGAGGTATTGAACGCTTCAAACTCCTCTAGTTAATGGCAAATCTGTTGAGGCAATCTGCGTGTGGGCGTACAGTATTTGTTGGCATGTAAAAATATTCTTCTATTGCATAAGggaatgtatttttttaattcaacacaAATATCAACAagcaaatcaaacaaaaagcaCAGAATTGTGTAAAAGTGCAAATTGGTAATGTTTGATATTCAGGCTTACTTCATACGGCCCCAAATTTGTGGGATAAACAGAAGATTCTCTAGTGAGATTTTGTTTGAAATGCTGCTGACGTTTTCAGGTCAGTGCAGAGAAAATCACTGTGATCACATAGTGAGACTATTCGGTCAGGTTTAGACCACATCAAAGTACTGAAAATGACCCAACCAAAGTGATCATTAGGGTAATAGCTGAGTGCAATTGCAGCCtcaattttcaatattaataatcataatactAACTTCATTGTCTTAAACTCTGTAAAGAACATAGCACTCTGAAGTTTTGGTCCATACAAAGATACAGGACAGAGTTTCTCTTACTTGATGACAACCATTAGTCTCACCACACTGTAACTTATGGTGTTCCTCAAGGCACTGCTACTGCTCTGTGCCCTGATTTTCAGCTTCAGCATTTATTTCCACTTCTATGCAGACAATGATCTGCTGTATGTTGACATCAGACCTAACGAACCTCTCAATGTTtgtcctgtctcctcctctcccaggACTCTGGAGTCACACAACCAATGAGTAGTATCGATGTTTAGTGTGGCAGTGGTGCTAATCTTCTTGAACAGCATAAGAGGTATATACAAGGTCTAGAAGCTTTTCTAATGTTGGACCTGCCATATGATTCTGGAGATACAAATTACAGTTAACTGCAACATAATGTTATGTTTTACCTCATATATAATTCTTTGCACCAGATCAAATTCTCCCTCTAATGATGCATCCAGAAGCAGAGCTAGAGGGTTAAACTTGACTCGGAGACCGTGGCCTGTCCGCTCTGATGATGGCTTCTTCAGGTTGGTTCTCTTCACCTGCAGCACACAGGGAGAAAGTGTTGATACAGCAGAACAGGAACTGCAAAGTAAGTGTTTACTGCTTTTACACAGAACAATTATTTTGTTTAGGCTTTCACTAACATACATACagcaacaaaaaagtaaagataCAAATAAGGAGATACTTGCTAAGAAACAAGGGAGGTATGGTGTCTATTAAATCTACTGGGCATAAGTATTATAGAGGGAAAGATGTACAATGTCTCTccagttttactgtgtttattgGATATCAGGTAAAATAATATCTATGTCTACCTTGGGCGGTGAAGGTGGTGTAGGTGATGGAGGAGCGTGGCCTACAGAGTTATGGCCGGGACTAGATCCTCTATGGTTGTTATTGTTCTGGTCCTCTGGCCTATCAGATGCAGGGGAAGGGCTGGGTTGTGTTGACAGAGACACATTATTGGCAGCTtctgctgctgccgctgtcTCTTTGGATGCTTCTATGGCAACAGAAGGTGGGGACAAGCGTCGGGCATCCAAGTTCAGGTTTTGAACTTCACCCTCCACAGCTGCCATACTGACGTGCTTGTCGCCAGGTTCTACATTCCCATTGGCTGAATGGATGTTGTCCATGTCTCCCAAAAGGCAGTCGGGCTGGTAGAAAGTGCTACCTGGAAGAGTGAAACAGGAGATTTAAGCATCATTTAACTTGGTAACTTAGAAATACACATTATATAGACCAACTGATGCTACCAGAGGCCTTGTGTCTTACCTGAGCCTCCTTCCATGCCTCCTGCCAGTGTGTTAAACCTACAGAggttaaataaaagaaatcagtattgtttcagtttcagtgtcaatttcattttcagtaaaaactGGTTTGTCTCTATGGTGGAGTGTGGTGTCGCACTGACCTCTGGTACAGTAGTTTTTGAATGTTTGGCCCCTGTGGACCCTCAGGTTCAGTAATTGAGCTCCGTTTCTTCAGGGGTCGTGGAGCATTGCTGAGCCGTCGGCGGAGAACTTCCAGGTCAGCATCACTCTGGTAACGGAGCTGGGAATGGGCTGTGGAGGTGCACAGGCAGGAGAAGTCATTGTTTCCTGTTAACATGACTTGTTGTCATGTTATTCATTACAATTTAGTAAAGGGAATACCTAGTTACTGAATAataacttattttatttaaacttttattgTACATAAGTATAGCGTATCTATAGTGTGTTTATAGttctgtttgtatattttaaagtattgtgtcttttgtctgtctttttcttaagCTGAAAACTACCTAACAAATTTCTGTTATGTGAATGTataatgacaaataaagaaTTCTTGATTCTTGAGTCTGATCTAATCTTCTGGTACCTACCAACTGGGGTGAGCTTTGTGGGACTGAGGGGACGAGGGATGTTATCTACACTTGGTGGGGGGATGATTTGCCCATCGctgctttctcctcctccttttcctccatctttatcTGTTacatcttctcctcctgctcttactcctcctcctcctccctggagGAAGGGGACAGGAGAcggagaggtggaggagctggggagGATGGGTTTACCATAGACTGTGAAGACAAATGGAAAAGGACAGATATTGATTAGTTTTCCCTTGAGGACTttataacaacaataaatgtGCAGTATCTTTAATCTAAATGCACAATACAACCTCTAGTCTCTGATTTAATCTGCTGTTTAATTACCAGCTTTGACAGTAGCTCTGTTGCTAAGAGATCCATAGTTTTTGGCCTGAGGCTGCTGGAGGTACATGCTGTAGATGGAGCTGCTGTTCATAGTGGCAGGACCCTTCCTGGGGGACTGGGGCCTGGAGGGATGGTCCGGGACATAGGGGCGTACGGCCACTGCTGGAGGGGGATCTGTTCGCTCTGTTTGTGGGGACAGTGGGGCGGGCTGGGAGGTGGTGGCAGAGCCTAACAACAAAGACAGCAAATATACAATtctaaatgacaaaaagaaattaCTTGCAAACTTCCTCCAAAATAAACAGgcttttaatattttgtttgataTTGCTCCTTAAATAAATCATTCTGATTATAATAGGTCAAACACTCATGAGACTCATCAATTAAAGAACAGCTCTTGTCCTCAAATGACCTTGGCTTGAGTTGGGAGGTACGGAGATACGCTGTTGTATTtgctgtgaggaggaggatgatgacgAGGAGGATGACGTGGCGTTGGCAGCGCTAGATCGAGGCCAGCCCAGTGTACCAGGGGCAGAACGGGGCAGGGAGCTGGTGACACAGTGATGCCCTGCCGCCTGGTGGGTGGCACTGGGGTAGGTACCATAACCAGAGGGAAGCTGATGGGAGAAGGAGAcggagagatgaagagagagagagaaggaattTGAAAATGAGTTTCTTAAAGCGTGACTGCTTAACCATATTTTTCCGTGAAAACTTGCATGACTGTGTTGGAAGATTTTTCTCCCGAGACATTTCTTGGGTTGAAAAGTTCACAAAGACATTTACTGCACTGGCCTTCAAAGTGGGAGCTAACGAGGCCCTTAAAGTGGCCTCAAGGGGACCTTTATCAAAATGCGgaatattttaatgtcactaACTTGAAACCTTTTATCACAGAATTTGCGATAATGACTATTGTAATGATAATTTTTATATTATCTGCTAATGTCTAGTGTAGAAACAGTACCTGTTCTGGACTGTTGGTCCTCCAATCTGACACACTCTTACTGATGCTAGGCCATGATGCTTCATTAGCTaaatggagagagagtgagagagggagtgttGAAAGAGGGACAAAGGTTACAACAGGAAAGGCAATtaaggagaagaggagacaaagacggacacagacagaaaggaaacTCACAACATACCTAAGTATGTTAAAACTAGGTAAAAGGTAAGATGGAGTTAGGGTGTAGGAGATTTgttgaaaacacagcaaactaTGTTATATATTATGGTGTGAGGAAGCTGAAAAAGATCTGGTTGCCAGAATATTTTTGAAATTAGCTGTCCTTTACAGAGCAGTATGTCACTCCACCactataataaaaaatacacaaaaagacTAACATAAAAGCATATTATTAGCCATACAAAAAGTTTACTTCAAGAGTATCATAAAAGAGTGGAGATCAGTCTGTGCACCCAACAGCCTTTGCTCTGTAGTGAACTAAATAGTCCATTACTTAGTACCACAATCCATAGACAGCTTAACAATTATGCAATATTTGGAACAGACTCTAAGTCATcaagttatttttaatttgaccCGACAAGTCTGGCTTTCAATTGTCAGGCCTCCACATAGCAAATATTGTAATGTAACAAGACAAGCGCTAAATTGCCTAACAACCACTCTACATGTTCAGATTGGTGATTATAGTGTATTCACCACAGCAAACATGTGTTTAGCATCCTGTAAGTGGTACAGCAATAGGACAAAAGCCTCTCTCATCGTGAGCTTGGTTGCAAAATTTATGAGTGGTGTAGTTGTTGTTATGACAACATTTGTCTCTGAtaatgaaaaaagcaaacatttataGTAACTGACAATTGCAGTTGTATAATTGACTTTTGAGTGCTGTTCTGCAATTTTCACCATATGAATTACACTGGGTGGTTGGTTAACATGGGAAAAACCCTGAAACACTGTGCATTCCAAAACCCTAAACAACAAAAAGCTGCTGCCTCCGAGGTTTAAAACCAACTTGATTGACTGTGCTTAAATGCTAAGCTCCCAAAAAATGAAGCCAATGCTGTAAACAGAGGTATTGGCTGGATACAGAAAGTAGCAGTTTAAACCAGCCTCTGTCTCCACAGAGGTGGTGTTACATAACTAAATGGCACAGTTCAATGCAACACAGAGGTCACAATCACGGTCAGTCACTAAATCTTGATCCACTGTTGCCTATTACCTTGTGACAGTCCTGGAGGTCAGTGGCCTAGCTTAATGCTTTACAGTTTCACAACAGTTTAACAAACTCACCTCATTGCACTTCCATATAAACTAAAGACTAGTTAAAAGGAAACAGCCTTGTGAAAGTCAGCATGAAGCTGGCTAGTTTAAATAAAGCACAATATTAATGTTAGCATACTGCAGTTGGGTGCTGGTAAGCTTTTGAAGACTGATGCTGAAACTATTATTGTTGTTCTGAGGCCTTTGGCAGCCTACTTTATTATTTCTAACTGAGAACTGATACGCTGGAAACAAAACTATGTCAtgaggcacagcagtgctttcaGCTAAaagctaacatcagcatgctaacatgcttgcAAAGACAGTGTTAGCATGATGTTTAGCAGGCTCATCATCATAGTGTAAAGTGTTAGCATTGTCATATTTATTcattagcagtaaacacaaagtataGCTTAAGGTGACGTGAAGGTTATTGGTTTcgcaggtatttggtcataaagcAATTGGACATATTCAAAATCTGACTCTATGGCATCAGTAGAAAAGTCAGTAAAGACCATAGTTATTACAAAAGATATTTCCAAAGTTGCTGATCCATTGCCAGACAGACCAATATTGCCATAGTGCCACTCCACTGGGCTGTGGGACATTAAAATTTCACTTCATGTCGCAGTTGGCCAAAATTCAGCATCTATTGTCAAAGTATCATTTTAAGCTGTTACCTAACCGTTTGGCCCAGCTCTCAGTGATACAGCCATGTCACAGTTCTGGCACATACCAGACTAAAACTGATTAACTACTGAACCTGGGCGTCCTGCGGTCAGTACAGTAGGCTGTGCTGTGCAACCTGTTGACTGCTGCTGTAACCTGCTGACCTCAGGAAGAAAACAGTCAcgacaggaaacaaacagtcAGCTCCGTGAGGGGTGGAAACTTGGCTATCTGCCCAAGAGCTCAGATTAGATGCAGTCACTCAGTGTCATAGAGGAAAGACAGTACAGTATACAGCACTGCCACCATCACAGCACGTCCTGgtgcaaaagacagagagaactTAACCCCACCCAAGCCTCTTCTCTAGGTAACATCTAATGTGGGTTATTGTCTTCTTGAACTGAAGTATGATGATAGGTGATAATTCCTGCCAATATTCAGTCCATATTGGAGCTTTGACTGGACCAGATCTAATTTTTGATAAAAGAACAAGTTTATCTGTCTGACCACCTTTCTCTAAGACAGTAGCATCAGGATATTTGAAGCCTTTCCTATTAATCATTAACCAAGCCTCCTCATGAGACattcaaaaacagagaaaatctggCATGTAGATCCTGGTACCACTTTCTTGTAGACATTTATCTTGATAATAAGGACTTCCAATGAATAATTAtattcttttcttctattttaaTGCCAATAGAAATGCACTGAGTTCttgctgtgatttttatttgCTCTAAGAATGCTGTTGACTGCTATGCTTGTGATGTATTAGCATTCATACAGATCTAACATTTGTTAGAGAGCTTTAATCTCTCTGATGACAGCAACAGCTGTCATGACCCTATAGCCCCCCTCATCTAAAATCTCTCGTTATCTGActcacacagacgcacacacacacacacacacacacacacacacacaaacattatacATACTGAATATAGCTACAAGTTAGTGTACCTCAGACTTCCTTTCATTCATTTGCTGTGCCTGCCTGCCCAGTAGACTGTTGACATGATTTACAACAATGCATTTTCCACATTACATAAGCACGGATAATAAATAGAGCTGTGGCATTTGCTTTGGCATTCAAGAACACAATGGGATTTGTAACATTGCTGGTTCGAGACACGGGTTAAAGTAAGTGAGTAAAAATATTCTGCTAATTCCAGCCTGGGTGTAATGATACATTACTATAAGCaatgtgagtgaatgtgtgtgtgtatgaatgtgaataCTGAGTAGACTTAATAATGTACCATGTCAAAGGaatagtttggcattttgggaaatttagGAAGaaacacttatttgc includes:
- the LOC108897994 gene encoding LOW QUALITY PROTEIN: apoptosis-stimulating of p53 protein 1-like (The sequence of the model RefSeq protein was modified relative to this genomic sequence to represent the inferred CDS: deleted 1 base in 1 codon), with the protein product MRRFFGRALERLVFLSKNLKLSKCRKPKKKLRSGKTKPSVILTVYLNDTQQMLTEVPVTPATRVVDVVEYCKEAGEGECHLAEVWNGHERVLPQELLLLDLLQQWGARRPEVSFYLRHCPSWAQGSQQPLEQSWTSEAAESTNDRVPRVELTLSELQEMATRQQQQIEAQQQMLVAKEQRLRYLQQGGRSNQGQTQSEAEKLQRLKERVETQEAKLKKIRAMRGQVDYSKLINGNLSAEIDHVSSLFQEKQAELQSAVIRVDQLTQQLEDLRRGRLQLHSVAPAQGAPTGSHGATTGQKGSPLSGPAALELRKLYQELQARNRHNLEQSSKLAQNKELLNKRNAQVTVMDQRIGDLRERLHKKRAELSRMNGGGGGLSPPQTSSHPGGGVLGRVAAVCPYIQVPAEGRQEAGYPLPADPPPKPTPLSHTRSLSANEASWPSISKSVSDWRTNSPEQLPSGYGTYPSATHQAAGHHCVTSSLPRSAPGTLGWPRSSAANATSSSSSSSSSSQQIQQRISVPPNSSQGSATTSQPAPLSPQTERTDPPPAVAVRPYVPDHPSRPQSPRKGPATMNSSSIYSMYLQQPQAKNYGSLSNRATVKAVYGKPILPSSSTSPSPVPFLQGGGGGVRAGGEDVTDKDGGKGGGESSDGQIIPPPSVDNIPRPLSPTKLTPVAHSQLRYQSDADLEVLRRRLSNAPRPLKKRSSITEPEGPQGPNIQKLLYQRFNTLAGGMEGGSGSTFYQPDCLLGDMDNIHSANGNVEPGDKHVSMAAVEGEVQNLNLDARRLSPPSVAIEASKETAAAAEAANNVSLSTQPSPSPASDRPEDQNNNNHRGSSPGHNSVGHAPPSPTPPSPPKVKRTNLKKPSSERTGHGLRVKFNPLALLLDASLEGEFDLVQRIIYEVENPSMPNDEGITPLHNAVCAGHHHIVKFLLDFGVNVNAADSDGWTPLHCAASCNSVHLCKMLVESGAAIFATTISDVETAADKCEEMEEGYTQCSQFLYGVQEKLGVMNKGLVYALWDYTAQQADELSFSEGDAITVLRRRDETETDWWWARLHDREGYVPRNLLGLYPRIKPRQRSLA